The Trypanosoma brucei gambiense DAL972 chromosome 10, complete sequence genome has a segment encoding these proteins:
- a CDS encoding major vault protein, putative → MNDYLANELVLKLGVHQYAHITNDNDNGTVLITGPMTRTLGSDERLTKPITPFHVVPHGHYCCIENPHEVAEDGVTPVCDKSGQVKVSLGKRKIFVGPLAVPLYPEEKLVSVEPLTVLDTNSALLVRVIHDYTSEGGVRRSQGERYLFKGPGTYFPRVEETPLEVRHAVNIKKGCAIRLRALELFTDRTGRTRKRDDEYLYLTPGSYLCDVDEQFVEHVEPLIIPPDEALHVEVLRNFVDERPNAFNRARHAGEVYVVTHEDCPMFVPHPNEKILRTVHKMRLTDKQYAVIVNASKSRRRTITNVSYYLQVDEEVENDAIRGCYLLGEGQALLLRALDMFQDESVEPPVQRVAEDLWLLHGPREYVPHSLVEVCKDKNGNDIRERILLCDGDGIYVRDKTTGVVRTVTGPAAYMLGVHEELWEKSLPPDVEGCLQRQLSPMEGHIAAGQGPVLVPRNLVRSAYKTVVYKVPHRSVTQLYNYRTMKTRTIFGPDRVTLEPDEEFTVVKLSLPSSDGTSPAKCQSKESSRVNALHLFLGPSNVTDIVHVETRDHAQLALQLCYAWHFDVAHGDEAAARKCFGVDDFIADACSLIAGRIRAAVASLPFQQFHKSSVKVLQQAVFGINPVNGDPMSELRFDANNFVVTSVDTHTMEVLDPRTREGLQKSVKIAIEMSTQAQESSAQQVALAREQQSSALLAQQKMKDQVENETQRKALLEAEAKSAATISSGRFRSAADSAAKAASVEEETNLKCTRVRMKSEDIMNGALCEIEQNRRTQEHQYEAARASLEREFKRELSKIENDKFAAVMSALGPDTVEEIAKAGPELQAKLLESLGLQGYLVMDGSTPINLFNTASELTGHVQQ, encoded by the coding sequence ATGAATGATTATTTAGCGAATGAGCTGGTCCTGAAACTGGGGGTTCATCAGTATGCTCACATCACGAACGACAACGATAATGGTACGGTTCTTATCACCGGACCGATGACGCGTACGCTAGGTTCAGACGAGCGGTTAACCAAACCAATAACCCCCTTTCATGTGGTGCCACATGGGCACTACTGCTGTATTGAAAATCCTCACGAAGTAGCAGAAGATGGCGTTACGCCTGTCTGTGATAAGTCCGGACAGGTGAAGGTGTCTCTCGGAAAGCGGAAGATTTTTGTGGGTCCCCTCGCTGTTCCATTGTACCCTGAGGAAAAACTCGTGTCGGTGGAACCCCTCACGGTTCTCGACACGAATAGTGCCCTTCTTGTGCGCGTGATACATGACTACACATCTGAGGGTGGCGTGAGACGATCTCAGGGCGAGCGTTATTTGTTTAAAGGTCCCGGGACTTACTTTCCCCGCGTAGAGGAGACGCCACTAGAGGTGCGTCACGCTGTTAACATTAAGAAAGGGTGCGCAATTAGGCTACGTGCTTTGGAATTGTTCACTGATAGGACCGGACGCACCCGTAAACGGGATGATGAGTACCTTTATCTGACACCGGGGTCGTATTTGTGCGATGTGGATGAGCAGTTCGTCGAACACGTCGAGCCGCTTATTATACCCCCTGATGAAGCGTTACATGTCGAGGTGTTGCGCAACTTTGTGGACGAGCGGCCCAATGCCTTCAACAGAGCGCGCCACGCCGGGGAGGTGTACGTTGTCACCCACGAGGACTGCCCCATGTTTGTGCCTCatccaaatgaaaaaattttGCGTACTGTTCACAAGATGCGCCTTACGGACAAGCAATACGCTGTTATTGTGAATGCTTCTAAATCTCGGCGGCGTACTATAACCAACGTTTCCTATTACCTGCAAGTCGATGAGGAGGTGGAAAATGATGCAATACGTGGATGTTATCTTCTTGGTGAGGGACAGGCACTTCTTTTGCGCGCCCTTGACATGTTTCAGGACGAAAGTGTGGAGCCACCAGTGCAGCGTGTGGCTGAGGACCTTTGGTTGCTCCACGGGCCACGGGAGTATGTTCCGCACAGTTTGGTGGAGGTATGCAAGGACAAAAATGGTAACGACATACGGGAACGCATTCTTTTGTGCGACGGTGATGGTATTTATGTGAGAGACAAAACCACGGGCGTGGTTAGAACAGTAACAGGTCCCGCAGCGTATATGCTTGGGGTTCACGAGGAGTTGTGGGAAAAATCACTTCCTCCGGATGTCGAAGGGTGTTTGCAGCGGCAGCTGTCTCCTATGGAGGGGCACATTGCTGCGGGACAAGGACCAGTGCTCGTTCCTCGTAATCTAGTGAGGAGTGCGTACAAAACAGTGGTCTACAAGGTTCCTCATCGGAGTGTGACACAGCTATACAACTACCGGACAATGAAAACCCGCACCATTTTTGGTCCCGACCGCGTTACTTTGGAGCCAGATGAAGAGTTTACAGTTGTAAAACTTTCGCTACCCTCGTCTGATGGGACAAGTCCCGCGAAATGCCAATCTAAGGAGTCCAGCCGTGTGAACGCTCTACATCTCTTCCTCGGCCCTTCGAACGTAACAGACATTGTCCACGTCGAAACACGGGATCATGCCCAGCTTGCCCTACAGCTGTGCTATGCATGGCATTTCGATGTTGCACACGGCGACGAGGCCGCTGCTCGTAAGTGCTTTGGTGTAGATGACTTCATCGCCGACGCATGTTCCCTTATTGCCGGGCGCATacgtgccgctgttgcatcccttccttttcagcAATTTCACAAGAGCAGTGTGAAGGTGCTTCAGCAGGCGGTATTTGGGATAAATCCTGTCAACGGCGATCCCATGAGTGAACTCCGATTTGACGCGAATAACTTTGTGGTTACTTCCGTTGACACTCATACAATGGAAGTTCTCGACCCCCGCACACGTGAAGGCCTCCAAAAGTCAGTAAAAATTGCTATTGAAATGTCAACTCAGGCCCAAGAATCGAGTGCACAGCAGGTTGCACTGGCACGTGAACAACAGTCTTCCGCCTTGCTTGCGcagcaaaaaatgaaagaccAGGTAGAAAATGAGACCCAGAGGAAGGCCCTGTTGGAAGCGGAGGCGAAGAGTGCTGCCACCATATCTTCAGGTCGTTTCAGATCAGCCGCTGATTCTGCTGCGAAGGCTGccagtgtggaagaggaGACCAACCTAAAGTGTACACGCGTTCGTATGAAGAGTGAAGATATTATGAATGGTGCGCTGTGCGAGATCGAGCAGAACAGGCGGACTCAGGAGCATCAATACGAAGCGGCTCGAGCTTCTCTCGAACGTGAGTTTAAGCGAGAGCTCTCCAAAATTGAGAATGACAAGTTTGCCGCGGTGATGAGCGCTCTGGGCCCTGATACGGTGGAAGAAATTGCGAAGGCTGGTCCCGAACTCCAAGCCAAGCTGCTGGAAAGTTTGGGACTCCAGGGATACTTAGTTATGGATGGCAGCACTCCCATTAACCTCTTCAACACAGCGTCAGAGTTGACTGGTCATGTGCAGCAGTAA